A genomic stretch from Microbacterium proteolyticum includes:
- a CDS encoding glycosyltransferase, with product MPTVSIVVPAFNEEAVIERCLRAIVRQSVPAAEVLVVDNRSTDGTRRVVQRVIDEYPVAGIRLLRQDERQGLVPTRNLGMDAATGEVLGRIDADTVLKPDWVAQVSRAFASRGMDAVSGPVEYYDLPLRAVGQQIDDRLRRLQVRLAGDFVFLFGSNMAVRAEAWRDVREFLCDDHADVMHEDLDIAIHLALGGHRIGYCSDMVAGMSARRLDDRPRDFRRYVDRFENTYAAHDIRDLRLRAPMAVFLGVYPALHVHRRVQARVRGLRG from the coding sequence ATGCCCACGGTGTCGATCGTCGTTCCCGCCTTCAACGAGGAGGCGGTCATCGAACGGTGCCTGCGTGCCATCGTGCGGCAGAGCGTACCGGCCGCCGAGGTGCTCGTGGTCGACAACCGCTCGACCGACGGCACACGACGGGTGGTGCAGCGCGTCATCGACGAGTACCCGGTCGCCGGCATCCGTCTGCTGCGCCAGGACGAGCGCCAGGGCCTCGTGCCCACCCGCAACCTGGGGATGGATGCCGCCACGGGCGAGGTGCTCGGCCGCATCGACGCCGACACGGTGCTCAAGCCCGACTGGGTCGCTCAGGTGTCACGCGCGTTCGCGTCGCGGGGGATGGATGCCGTGTCGGGTCCGGTCGAGTACTACGACCTGCCCCTGCGAGCCGTCGGGCAGCAGATCGACGACCGACTCCGCCGGCTGCAAGTGCGCCTGGCCGGCGACTTCGTCTTCCTCTTCGGCAGCAACATGGCGGTGCGGGCCGAGGCCTGGCGCGACGTGCGCGAGTTCTTGTGCGACGACCACGCGGACGTCATGCACGAAGACCTCGACATCGCAATCCATCTCGCGCTCGGCGGCCACCGCATCGGCTATTGCTCCGACATGGTGGCGGGGATGTCGGCGCGGCGACTGGACGATCGTCCGCGTGACTTCCGCCGGTACGTCGACCGCTTCGAGAACACGTACGCCGCGCATGACATCCGCGACCTGCGGCTGCGGGCACCGATGGCGGTGTTCTTGGGCGTCTACCCGGCGCTGCACGTGCACCGGCGGGTGCAGGCGCGGGTGCGGGGGCTGCGCGGCTGA
- the rdgB gene encoding RdgB/HAM1 family non-canonical purine NTP pyrophosphatase, translating to MARVVLATHNPHKVEEFQAIVAAVRPDLEVVGYDGPEPVEDGVTFAANALIKARAAAIHTGLPALADDSGVAVDVLGGSPGVFSAYWAGHKKDSTANLELLLDQLSDVSDPHRTAQFVSVIALVRPDGSEQTVEGRWPGRLANAPAGPGGFGYDPIFIPDGQPADAERTVGEWTADEKNAASHRARAFVQLAPLLASL from the coding sequence ATGGCGCGCGTCGTCCTGGCCACGCACAACCCGCACAAGGTCGAGGAGTTCCAGGCCATCGTGGCCGCCGTGCGGCCCGACCTCGAGGTGGTCGGGTACGACGGCCCCGAGCCGGTCGAAGACGGCGTGACGTTCGCCGCGAACGCGCTGATCAAGGCGCGTGCGGCGGCAATTCATACGGGGCTGCCGGCCCTGGCCGACGACTCCGGCGTCGCCGTCGACGTGCTGGGCGGCTCGCCGGGGGTGTTTTCGGCGTACTGGGCCGGTCATAAGAAGGACTCCACGGCGAACCTCGAGCTGCTGCTCGATCAGCTCTCCGACGTCTCCGACCCCCACCGGACGGCGCAGTTCGTCTCGGTGATCGCGCTGGTGCGTCCCGACGGAAGCGAGCAGACGGTCGAGGGCCGCTGGCCGGGCCGCCTGGCGAACGCGCCGGCCGGGCCGGGTGGTTTCGGGTATGACCCGATCTTCATCCCCGACGGTCAGCCCGCGGACGCCGAGCGCACGGTGGGTGAGTGGACGGCTGACGAGAAGAACGCCGCCTCGCACCGCGCCCGGGCATTCGTTCAGCTCGCGCCTCTCCTCGCGTCACTCTGA
- the rph gene encoding ribonuclease PH has translation MTRKDGRTADQLRPVTIERGWSAHAEGSALVTFGGTKVLCTASFTNGVPRWLTGKGKGWVTAEYAMLPRATNSRNDRESIKGKVGGRTHEISRLIGRALRAVVDTKALGENTIVIDCDVLQADGGTRTAAITGAYVALADAIAWGREKKFIGQRSEVLRDSVAAVSVGIIDGEPMLDLAYVEDVRAETDMNVVVTGRGLFVEVQGTAEGAPFDKRELDQLLELGVNGCAELRGIQTAALEG, from the coding sequence ATGACCCGCAAAGACGGCCGCACCGCCGATCAGCTCCGCCCCGTCACGATCGAGCGCGGCTGGTCGGCGCACGCCGAGGGTTCCGCCCTCGTCACGTTCGGCGGCACGAAGGTGCTCTGCACCGCGTCGTTCACCAACGGCGTGCCGCGCTGGCTGACCGGCAAGGGCAAGGGATGGGTGACCGCCGAGTACGCGATGCTCCCGCGCGCGACCAACAGCCGCAACGACCGCGAGAGCATCAAGGGCAAGGTCGGCGGCCGCACGCACGAGATCTCGCGCTTGATCGGCCGCGCCCTCCGCGCCGTCGTCGACACCAAGGCGTTGGGCGAGAACACCATCGTCATCGACTGCGACGTGCTGCAGGCCGACGGCGGCACGCGCACCGCGGCGATCACCGGAGCGTATGTGGCCTTGGCGGATGCCATCGCCTGGGGCCGCGAGAAGAAGTTCATCGGTCAGCGCTCCGAGGTGCTGCGTGACTCGGTGGCCGCGGTGTCGGTGGGCATCATCGACGGCGAGCCGATGCTCGACCTCGCTTACGTCGAAGACGTGCGCGCCGAGACCGACATGAACGTCGTCGTCACCGGTCGCGGCCTGTTCGTCGAGGTGCAGGGCACGGCTGAGGGCGCACCGTTCGACAAGCGCGAGCTCGACCAGTTGCTCGAGCTCGGTGTGAACGGGTGCGCCGAGCTGCGCGGCATCCAGACCGCGGCGCTCGAGGGCTGA
- the murI gene encoding glutamate racemase, which yields MDDAPIGIFDSGVGGLTVARAVSQQLPRESILYVGDTARSPYGPKPIADVRRYALEVLDTLVDQGVKMLVIACNTASAAMLRDARERYDVPVVEVIGPAVRTAMSTTRNGRIGVIGTTGTIGSRAYQDMLEVNERLTVFAEACPRFVEFVEAGVTDSPQVLATAEQYLAPLRRAGVDTLVLGCTHYPFLEGAISYVMGPDVSLVSSDSETAKDVFRQLISRDLLASPDAVPTHRYEATGSSADDFLHLAHRLMGREVREVQLVQTGAIDLPR from the coding sequence ATGGATGACGCGCCGATCGGGATCTTCGACTCGGGAGTCGGCGGTCTCACCGTCGCCCGGGCCGTATCGCAGCAGCTGCCGCGCGAGTCGATCCTCTACGTCGGCGACACTGCCCGCTCGCCCTACGGCCCCAAGCCCATCGCCGATGTGCGTCGCTACGCGCTCGAGGTGCTCGACACGCTCGTCGATCAGGGCGTGAAGATGCTCGTGATCGCCTGCAACACGGCATCCGCCGCCATGCTCCGCGACGCCCGGGAGCGCTACGACGTGCCGGTGGTCGAGGTCATCGGCCCGGCGGTGCGGACAGCGATGTCGACCACCCGCAACGGCCGCATCGGCGTCATCGGCACGACGGGCACGATCGGTTCGCGTGCCTACCAGGACATGCTCGAGGTCAACGAGCGTCTGACCGTCTTCGCCGAGGCCTGCCCGCGCTTCGTGGAGTTCGTCGAGGCCGGCGTCACCGACTCGCCCCAGGTGCTGGCCACCGCCGAGCAGTACCTCGCGCCGCTGCGCCGCGCCGGCGTCGACACGCTCGTGCTCGGCTGCACGCACTACCCGTTCCTGGAGGGCGCCATCAGCTACGTGATGGGTCCCGACGTCAGCCTCGTCTCCAGCGACAGCGAGACCGCGAAAGACGTGTTCCGCCAACTCATCTCGCGCGACCTCCTGGCGAGCCCGGATGCCGTACCCACGCACCGCTACGAAGCCACGGGCTCGTCGGCCGACGACTTCCTGCACCTGGCGCACCGCCTGATGGGCCGCGAGGTGCGCGAGGTGCAGCTCGTGCAGACCGGCGCCATCGACCTTCCGCGCTGA
- a CDS encoding nicotinate phosphoribosyltransferase, translated as MTRSTALHTDRYELTMLDAALRDGTAERRCVFEVFGRRLSGGRRFGVVAGTGRLLEAIRDFRFGDEELRFLRDNRIVDAATLDFLAGYRFTGSVTGYHEGEIYFPGSPLLTIEGTFAEAVLLETVALSILNYDSAVATAAARMSVAAGDRPLAEMGSRRASEEAAVAAARAAYIAGFSATSNLEAGRRWGVPTMGTAAHAWTLLHDSEEDAFRSQIDALGTGTTLLVDTYDIAEGVRTAIRVAGTELGGVRIDSGDLPIVAGEVRALLDELGATGTRITVTSDLDEYALAALAASPVDSYGVGTSVATGSGVPTAGLVFKLVAREAVDGSWVAVAKASAQKASHGGRKAAFRALDAGTATSEIIVVSDGFEELATAAEHPDARALQTTLMSGGEADAAALGAEGVAAARAHHARVREELPVRALALSKADPALPTEYREAV; from the coding sequence ATGACCCGCAGCACGGCCTTGCATACCGACCGCTACGAGCTGACGATGCTCGACGCCGCTCTGCGCGACGGCACCGCCGAGCGCCGCTGCGTGTTCGAGGTGTTCGGCCGACGCCTCTCCGGTGGCCGCCGCTTCGGCGTCGTCGCGGGCACCGGCCGTCTGCTCGAAGCGATCCGCGACTTCCGGTTCGGCGACGAGGAGCTGCGGTTCCTGCGGGACAACCGCATCGTGGATGCCGCCACCCTCGACTTCCTTGCCGGGTACCGCTTCACCGGCTCGGTGACCGGCTACCACGAGGGCGAGATCTACTTCCCGGGGTCGCCGCTGCTCACGATCGAGGGCACATTCGCCGAGGCGGTGCTGCTGGAGACCGTGGCGCTCAGCATCCTGAACTACGACTCCGCGGTCGCCACCGCGGCCGCTCGCATGAGCGTGGCCGCGGGTGACCGGCCGCTCGCCGAGATGGGTTCGCGCCGGGCGAGCGAGGAGGCCGCGGTGGCCGCCGCGCGCGCGGCCTACATCGCCGGGTTCTCCGCCACGAGCAACCTCGAGGCGGGCCGCCGCTGGGGCGTCCCGACGATGGGAACCGCGGCGCACGCCTGGACCCTGCTGCACGACAGCGAGGAGGACGCGTTCCGCTCGCAGATCGACGCGCTCGGCACCGGGACGACGCTCCTCGTCGACACCTACGACATCGCCGAGGGCGTCCGCACGGCCATCCGCGTCGCGGGAACCGAGCTCGGCGGCGTCCGCATCGACTCCGGCGATCTGCCGATCGTGGCGGGTGAAGTGCGGGCGCTGCTCGATGAGCTCGGCGCGACCGGCACCCGGATCACCGTGACCAGCGACCTCGACGAGTACGCGCTCGCCGCCCTGGCGGCATCCCCCGTCGACTCGTACGGGGTGGGCACGTCGGTGGCGACCGGGTCCGGCGTGCCGACGGCCGGTCTCGTCTTCAAGCTCGTCGCGCGCGAAGCCGTCGACGGGTCCTGGGTGGCGGTGGCGAAGGCATCGGCGCAGAAGGCATCGCACGGCGGCCGCAAGGCGGCCTTCCGCGCGCTCGATGCGGGAACGGCGACCTCGGAGATCATCGTCGTCAGCGACGGGTTCGAAGAGCTGGCGACGGCCGCCGAGCATCCCGATGCCCGCGCCCTGCAGACGACGCTGATGTCAGGTGGAGAGGCGGATGCCGCTGCCCTCGGCGCCGAGGGCGTGGCGGCCGCCCGCGCTCATCATGCGCGTGTGCGCGAGGAGCTGCCGGTGCGCGCGCTCGCGCTCAGCAAAGCCGACCCCGCGCTCCCGACGGAGTACCGCGAGGCGGTCTGA
- a CDS encoding DUF3039 domain-containing protein, with amino-acid sequence MSTPLDSPDSGGLATLDRELEELIREENIEPGDHERFSHYVKKDKILESAITGKPVRALCGKKWTPGRDPEKFPVCPQCKEIYESLVN; translated from the coding sequence ATGAGCACGCCACTCGACAGTCCCGACAGCGGGGGTCTCGCGACCCTGGATCGTGAGCTCGAGGAGCTCATCCGGGAAGAGAACATCGAGCCCGGCGACCATGAGCGCTTCTCGCATTACGTGAAGAAGGACAAGATCCTCGAATCGGCGATCACCGGCAAGCCGGTGCGCGCGCTCTGCGGCAAGAAGTGGACGCCCGGTCGCGACCCCGAGAAGTTCCCGGTCTGCCCGCAGTGCAAAGAGATCTACGAGTCGCTCGTCAACTGA
- a CDS encoding ATP-binding cassette domain-containing protein, producing the protein MGDQPTGEAPTTDSPASGATADASDSSFDGGLRAPGAESAGAVEPAPGEDLTAAPGEVVASVDDAPRSAGVGGNAASAVAFDDIVIPPRPPLPLPHPATGATHDDGESAGRSVDAESSDADDTDSGTPGLATPLGAETEDAAETGDPVERDDGAVEPAHEVVEPSDRAAEPADGALKTVSTSGSDDARARESTHDPAPADVAVEEPPTAAADRPLDSADTPSDDLDGAVPDGAVPAVEVVVETPLDADASVEGGAAASDEVETRSGDGVSPADGHEEAEEAAPRGAADVEDPTPPDVRSDDVAEPDATGAPTTDPATLDALTADPLTADDAPADADSASASEAAEDDAHDATAVMPVAGADETPTSTDPDAERSQPDAGAATPALTLRHITKTFGELRAVDAIDLTVPAGSFYGLVGPNGAGKTTTLSIIAGLLRADAGEVTINGVDARKQARQAKKLIGVLPDRLRTFDRLTGRQLLSYYGALRGLPSGLVESRMADLARAFDLVDALARPVSDYSAGMTKKVMLAGAMIHSPRLLVLDEPFEAVDPVSSGVILDILRTYVDHGGTVILSSHGMELVERVCSRVAVIVSGQVLAEGTVDEVRGEGTLEQRFRELSGGLGDVEGLEWLHTFSA; encoded by the coding sequence GTGGGCGATCAGCCGACGGGCGAGGCGCCGACGACCGACTCGCCCGCGTCCGGTGCCACGGCAGATGCGAGCGACTCGTCGTTCGACGGTGGTCTCCGGGCGCCGGGCGCGGAGTCCGCCGGTGCAGTCGAGCCCGCACCGGGTGAAGATCTCACGGCCGCTCCGGGTGAAGTCGTCGCGTCGGTCGACGACGCTCCGCGCTCTGCGGGCGTGGGCGGGAACGCAGCTTCCGCGGTCGCCTTCGACGACATCGTGATCCCGCCACGACCCCCGCTTCCTCTGCCGCACCCGGCGACGGGGGCCACCCACGATGACGGCGAATCGGCCGGTCGGTCCGTCGACGCCGAGTCGTCTGACGCGGACGACACGGATTCGGGAACGCCCGGCCTGGCGACACCCCTCGGGGCGGAGACCGAGGACGCGGCCGAGACTGGCGACCCGGTCGAGCGCGATGACGGGGCGGTGGAGCCGGCCCACGAAGTGGTCGAGCCCTCCGACCGGGCGGCCGAGCCCGCCGACGGGGCGCTCAAGACGGTGAGCACCTCGGGCAGCGATGACGCCCGTGCACGCGAGTCGACCCACGATCCCGCGCCGGCCGACGTCGCGGTCGAGGAGCCGCCGACGGCAGCGGCAGATCGCCCGCTCGACAGCGCGGACACCCCATCCGACGACCTCGACGGAGCAGTGCCCGACGGCGCTGTCCCCGCGGTCGAAGTGGTCGTCGAGACCCCGCTCGACGCGGACGCCTCCGTCGAGGGTGGCGCGGCGGCATCCGATGAGGTCGAGACCCGGTCGGGCGACGGCGTCTCTCCGGCTGACGGCCACGAGGAGGCGGAGGAAGCTGCGCCGAGAGGTGCCGCCGACGTGGAGGATCCCACGCCGCCCGACGTGCGCTCGGACGACGTCGCCGAGCCTGACGCTACGGGTGCCCCCACGACGGATCCCGCCACGCTCGACGCCCTGACAGCGGACCCCCTCACGGCGGACGACGCGCCGGCGGATGCCGATTCCGCCTCCGCGTCGGAAGCTGCGGAGGACGACGCCCACGACGCCACGGCCGTGATGCCGGTCGCCGGTGCCGACGAGACGCCGACGAGCACCGACCCGGACGCCGAACGGTCCCAGCCCGATGCGGGCGCGGCGACCCCCGCCTTGACGCTGCGCCACATCACGAAGACCTTCGGCGAGCTCCGCGCCGTCGACGCGATCGATCTGACCGTGCCCGCCGGCTCGTTCTACGGGCTGGTCGGGCCGAACGGTGCCGGCAAGACCACCACCCTGTCGATCATCGCGGGTCTGCTCCGCGCCGACGCGGGCGAGGTGACGATCAACGGCGTCGACGCGCGCAAGCAGGCGCGTCAAGCCAAGAAGCTGATCGGCGTGCTGCCCGACCGCCTGCGTACGTTCGACCGCCTGACCGGTCGTCAGCTGCTGTCGTACTACGGTGCGCTGCGGGGTCTTCCGAGTGGGCTCGTCGAGAGCCGCATGGCCGACCTCGCACGCGCCTTCGACCTCGTCGATGCGCTGGCGCGACCGGTGTCCGATTACTCGGCCGGAATGACGAAGAAGGTCATGCTGGCGGGCGCGATGATCCACTCGCCGCGCCTGCTCGTGCTCGACGAGCCCTTCGAGGCCGTCGACCCCGTCTCCAGCGGCGTGATCCTCGACATCCTCCGCACCTACGTCGATCACGGCGGCACGGTGATCCTGTCGAGTCACGGGATGGAGCTCGTCGAGCGGGTCTGCTCGCGAGTCGCCGTCATCGTGTCGGGCCAGGTCCTCGCCGAGGGCACCGTCGACGAGGTGCGTGGCGAGGGCACGCTCGAGCAGCGGTTCCGCGAGCTGTCCGGCGGGCTGGGCGACGTGGAGGGCCTCGAGTGGTTGCACACGTTCTCCGCCTGA
- a CDS encoding maltokinase N-terminal cap-like domain-containing protein codes for MGDLLDLLAVWMPRQRWYGTKGRDPLLTVVADWALDGDARVLLVRDEAVHPAIVYQVPVVERAEGTVPPGSLIGASADGQVWADATTDPDFTDQLYTWVTAGGEVGTAQDGFIGFALATTGAAPVSRVTAKVLSGEQSNTSLIFRPDGEDAGVPVICKLFRQVNPGINPDVELQSALAAGGASFVPAAIGEVRGSWITPEGVPVSGSLAFAQEFFEGVEDAWRVALDAAAAGEDFAARARALGASVAGMHVALAAQFPTREPDEADRAAVVGAWERRLAIALAEVPALAPYAERIREVYARAARAPWPALQRVHGDLHLGQVLLTPSNGWVLLDFEGEPLRPIEERLLPDIAVRDVAGMLRSFDYVSGAVADDDGEAVRAWVIAAQQAFLDGYAETAGAVRADDDPLLAAFELDKAVYEAIYETRNRPDWIGIPLAAIGRLAPLD; via the coding sequence ATGGGCGACCTCCTCGATCTTCTCGCTGTCTGGATGCCGCGTCAGCGCTGGTACGGCACGAAGGGCCGCGACCCGCTGCTGACCGTCGTGGCCGACTGGGCGCTCGACGGCGACGCCCGAGTCCTCCTCGTTCGCGACGAGGCCGTTCACCCGGCCATCGTCTACCAGGTGCCCGTCGTGGAGCGCGCGGAGGGGACGGTGCCTCCCGGCAGCCTCATCGGTGCGAGCGCGGACGGACAGGTGTGGGCGGATGCCACCACCGACCCGGATTTCACCGACCAGCTCTACACGTGGGTCACCGCAGGCGGCGAGGTGGGAACGGCCCAGGACGGCTTCATCGGCTTCGCCCTCGCGACCACGGGGGCGGCTCCCGTGTCGCGGGTCACCGCGAAGGTGCTCAGCGGGGAGCAGTCGAACACCTCCCTCATCTTCCGACCCGACGGCGAGGACGCCGGCGTGCCCGTCATCTGCAAGCTGTTCCGTCAGGTGAATCCCGGCATCAACCCCGATGTCGAATTGCAGTCGGCCCTCGCCGCCGGGGGCGCATCGTTCGTCCCGGCGGCCATCGGCGAGGTGCGCGGTTCGTGGATCACGCCGGAGGGCGTGCCGGTCAGCGGATCGCTCGCCTTCGCGCAGGAGTTCTTCGAGGGTGTGGAGGACGCGTGGCGGGTCGCCCTCGACGCGGCCGCGGCGGGAGAGGACTTCGCCGCGCGAGCTCGGGCGCTGGGCGCCAGCGTCGCCGGGATGCACGTCGCCCTCGCCGCGCAGTTCCCCACCCGGGAGCCCGACGAGGCCGACCGCGCGGCCGTGGTCGGCGCGTGGGAGCGCCGACTCGCCATCGCTCTGGCCGAGGTTCCTGCACTGGCCCCCTACGCCGAGCGCATCCGCGAGGTGTACGCCCGGGCCGCCCGCGCGCCGTGGCCGGCCCTGCAGCGCGTGCACGGCGACCTGCACCTCGGGCAGGTGCTGCTGACGCCGTCGAACGGCTGGGTACTGCTCGATTTCGAGGGCGAGCCTCTGCGCCCGATCGAGGAGCGGCTTCTGCCCGACATCGCTGTGCGCGATGTCGCCGGCATGCTGCGCTCGTTCGACTACGTCTCGGGCGCGGTCGCCGACGACGACGGAGAGGCCGTCCGCGCCTGGGTCATCGCCGCGCAGCAGGCGTTCCTCGACGGCTACGCCGAGACCGCGGGAGCCGTGCGCGCCGACGACGACCCGCTTCTCGCCGCGTTCGAGCTCGACAAGGCCGTGTACGAGGCGATCTACGAAACGCGCAACCGCCCCGACTGGATCGGCATCCCGCTCGCCGCGATCGGCCGCCTCGCGCCGCTCGACTGA
- a CDS encoding S1C family serine protease — protein sequence MSDTTDNRPEGNDRIDSVEPSPQHDTTTPAATPAASAPRSDVPPMPTRSPAAAAAAWPPPAAGTAAPHPRTSAGDYASAPSGATAPSGQAFGPGATSAHPTLVMPESASATPARKKSSAPRVAALLVAAALVGGGAGLGGTYAGLSLWGGENASSVSGPTAITVNDPQDVNATAAVASKVVPSVVTISATGSQSGGTGSGVVLSDDGYVLTNTHVVTLDGQTGNATISVTTSDGKVYRATVVGTDPTYDLAVIKLENASGLTPIEFGDSSKLNVGDATVAVGAPLDLPNTVTTGIVSALNRSIQVASSAAPSDGSDQQQQEPGEESPFRFDFGQGQQSQSASQTIKIAVIQTDAAINPGNSGGALVDDEGKLIGINVAIASAGGSSSGGQSGNIGVGFSIPSDIAKRISSEIIENGSATHGLLGASVQDAATQQGATTTGALVAEATSGGAAQAAGLQKGDVITELNGIPVTNSIDLTAQVRALAAGAQAEVTYLRGGQQKTVEVTLGSMPQS from the coding sequence ATGAGCGACACCACGGACAACCGTCCCGAGGGTAACGACCGCATCGACAGCGTCGAGCCTTCGCCGCAGCACGACACGACCACCCCGGCCGCCACCCCCGCGGCTTCCGCCCCGCGCTCCGACGTGCCGCCGATGCCGACGCGCTCGCCCGCCGCTGCCGCCGCCGCGTGGCCGCCGCCCGCCGCCGGTACTGCCGCACCCCACCCTCGCACCTCCGCCGGCGACTACGCCTCGGCCCCCTCCGGCGCCACCGCCCCCAGCGGTCAGGCCTTCGGCCCCGGCGCCACGAGCGCGCACCCCACGCTCGTGATGCCCGAGTCGGCATCCGCCACTCCTGCACGCAAGAAGAGCTCGGCACCGCGCGTCGCCGCACTGCTCGTTGCCGCTGCCCTCGTCGGCGGCGGGGCGGGCCTCGGCGGCACCTACGCCGGCCTCAGCCTGTGGGGTGGGGAGAACGCCTCGAGCGTCTCGGGCCCCACTGCCATCACCGTCAACGACCCGCAAGACGTCAACGCCACCGCCGCGGTCGCGTCGAAGGTCGTGCCGAGCGTCGTCACCATCAGCGCGACCGGGTCGCAGTCGGGCGGCACCGGCTCCGGCGTCGTGTTGAGCGATGACGGGTACGTGCTCACCAACACCCACGTCGTGACCCTCGACGGGCAGACCGGCAACGCCACCATCTCGGTGACCACCTCCGACGGCAAGGTGTACCGGGCGACGGTCGTCGGCACCGACCCCACCTACGACCTCGCGGTCATCAAGCTCGAGAACGCGTCGGGTCTGACCCCGATCGAGTTCGGCGACTCGTCCAAGCTCAACGTCGGAGACGCCACCGTGGCCGTCGGGGCGCCGCTCGACCTCCCCAACACCGTGACCACCGGCATCGTCAGCGCGCTGAACCGGTCGATCCAGGTCGCCTCGTCCGCGGCCCCCAGCGACGGCTCCGACCAGCAGCAGCAGGAGCCCGGCGAGGAGAGCCCCTTCCGCTTCGACTTCGGCCAGGGCCAGCAGTCGCAGTCGGCGAGCCAGACCATCAAGATCGCCGTCATCCAGACCGACGCCGCCATCAACCCCGGGAACTCCGGCGGCGCACTCGTCGACGACGAGGGCAAGCTCATCGGCATCAATGTCGCCATCGCGAGCGCCGGCGGCTCCTCGTCGGGCGGGCAGTCGGGCAACATCGGCGTCGGCTTCTCCATCCCCTCCGACATCGCCAAGCGCATCTCGTCGGAGATCATCGAGAACGGCTCCGCCACGCACGGCCTGCTGGGCGCGTCGGTTCAGGATGCCGCGACCCAGCAGGGTGCGACCACCACCGGTGCCCTCGTGGCCGAGGCCACCAGCGGCGGCGCCGCGCAGGCGGCCGGTCTGCAGAAGGGCGACGTGATCACCGAGTTGAACGGCATCCCCGTGACGAACTCGATCGACCTCACCGCCCAGGTGCGCGCGCTTGCCGCGGGCGCGCAGGCGGAGGTCACCTACCTCCGCGGCGGTCAGCAGAAGACCGTCGAGGTCACGCTCGGCTCTATGCCGCAGAGCTGA
- a CDS encoding aminotransferase class I/II-fold pyridoxal phosphate-dependent enzyme: MHQLPGAWQRTARGAGLLAPDGSSVPTIFAEMSALAASTGALNLGQGFPDEDGPEPVIEAARDAIARGVNQYAPGRGFPDLLSAVAEHQRRFYGIELDPQREVLITVGATEALAATLLALVDSPDDEVVVFEPYYDSYAACVALSGAKLVPVPLRWPAFQPDLEQLASAVTDRTRVILVNDPHNPTGSVFSREVLDEVVRLAHRHDAIIVTDEVYEHLVFNGPHVPIATLPGAAERTLSISSAGKTFSLTGWKTGWVTGPSELVSAVLAVKQFLTYVGGSPFQPAIAVGLRLPDAFFASVASEMAAKAALLGTGLRAAGFDVSSPGGSYFTVVDAAPLGADDADAFCRELPARAGVVGIPLTAFVSPAHRDQYATLVRFAACKKVEVLAEAAQRLAGMTVA, from the coding sequence ATGCACCAGCTTCCCGGCGCCTGGCAGCGCACGGCCCGCGGCGCGGGTCTGCTCGCTCCCGACGGCTCCTCGGTTCCAACGATCTTCGCCGAGATGAGCGCGCTCGCCGCCTCCACCGGCGCGCTCAACCTCGGGCAGGGCTTCCCCGACGAAGACGGTCCCGAGCCCGTCATCGAGGCGGCACGGGATGCCATCGCCCGCGGCGTCAACCAGTACGCGCCCGGACGAGGTTTCCCCGACCTGCTGTCGGCGGTCGCCGAGCACCAGAGACGCTTCTACGGCATCGAGCTCGACCCGCAGCGCGAGGTGCTGATCACCGTCGGTGCGACCGAGGCGCTCGCGGCGACCTTGCTGGCGCTCGTCGACTCCCCCGACGACGAAGTGGTCGTCTTCGAGCCGTACTACGACTCCTACGCCGCGTGCGTGGCGCTCTCGGGGGCGAAGCTCGTGCCGGTCCCCCTGCGGTGGCCCGCCTTCCAGCCCGACCTCGAGCAGCTGGCATCCGCTGTCACCGATCGGACGCGCGTGATCCTCGTGAACGACCCGCACAACCCGACCGGCAGCGTGTTCTCCCGCGAGGTGCTCGACGAGGTGGTGCGCCTCGCGCACCGGCACGACGCGATCATCGTCACCGACGAGGTGTACGAGCACCTCGTATTCAACGGACCGCACGTGCCGATCGCGACCCTCCCGGGGGCGGCCGAGCGGACGCTGTCGATCTCGTCGGCGGGCAAGACCTTCTCGCTCACCGGCTGGAAGACGGGATGGGTCACCGGGCCGTCCGAACTCGTGTCCGCGGTGCTGGCGGTGAAGCAGTTCCTCACCTACGTCGGGGGTTCGCCCTTCCAGCCGGCGATCGCGGTGGGCCTGCGCCTGCCCGACGCGTTCTTCGCATCCGTCGCTTCCGAGATGGCCGCCAAGGCCGCGCTGCTCGGCACGGGCCTGCGTGCCGCCGGCTTCGATGTGTCGTCCCCCGGTGGTTCGTACTTCACGGTGGTGGATGCCGCCCCGCTCGGCGCCGACGACGCCGACGCGTTCTGCCGCGAGCTGCCCGCCCGCGCCGGAGTGGTCGGCATCCCGCTCACCGCGTTCGTCTCCCCCGCGCACCGCGACCAGTACGCCACGCTCGTGCGTTTCGCGGCGTGCAAGAAGGTGGAAGTGCTCGCCGAGGCCGCTCAGCGGCTCGCCGGGATGACGGTGGCGTGA